The Pseudomonas sp. FP2309 genome has a window encoding:
- the greB gene encoding transcription elongation factor GreB, whose amino-acid sequence MSTKLITKEGHEALKRELDYLWREKRPDTTRKVTWAASLGDRSENADYQYNKKLLREIDRRVRYLRKRLEDMRVVEYMPEQEGKVFFGAWVDIENEHGETKRFRIVGYDEIYERMDYISIDSPMARALLRKQVDDEAIVQTPSGDVCWWITGIEYVK is encoded by the coding sequence TTGAGTACCAAGCTGATTACCAAAGAAGGTCATGAAGCACTGAAGAGAGAGCTGGATTATCTGTGGCGGGAGAAGCGCCCGGACACCACGCGCAAGGTGACGTGGGCCGCTTCTCTGGGGGATCGCAGCGAGAATGCCGACTACCAGTACAACAAGAAGCTGCTGCGCGAGATCGACCGCCGCGTGCGCTATTTGCGCAAACGCCTGGAAGACATGCGCGTGGTCGAGTACATGCCCGAGCAGGAAGGGAAGGTGTTTTTCGGCGCGTGGGTCGATATCGAAAACGAACACGGCGAAACCAAGCGCTTTCGTATTGTCGGTTATGACGAGATTTATGAGCGCATGGACTACATTTCCATCGACTCGCCGATGGCGCGCGCGCTGTTGCGCAAGCAAGTCGACGATGAAGCCATTGTGCAGACTCCAAGTGGCGATGTGTGTTGGTGGATTACCGGGATTGAATACGTGAAGTAA